ACTGGGGACGTCTCCCCACAGTGGCCAGTCTCAGGTCTCAGCACCCTGAGTGGGTGGCTCTTCCCCGGCTTCTGTCTTCTTGTGCCTGCGCATATGCCTGTATTTGTCCACATAGGCCTTCACCAGGTTGGCCACCTTCACAGGGTTGATTTCGCCACTCTTGCTGTGGCAGATCTGAAGAAAGAACACATCACCCTGAATGCTCTCAACCTGTCAGAGACCAACCCATGCAGGCATCCTTGTCCTGGCCTTGTGAAGAGTACAtgccccccccatacacacacctgtCACCACACTTAACAGAGCTGCTGACGTCTCTCTACATGTGTCAAGGGTCAGTAGGAAGCTGTAGACTTGTTCCTACGGAAAGATCTGCCCATCTCTCAGGGACTCAGATCTTCCAAAGAAACTGGGTGGACTGGGGAATTTTCAGTTTTAACAAGCATGGgcactagctgggtggtggcggcacacacctttaatcccagcactcgggagacagagccaggtggatctctgtgagttcaaggccagcctggtctacagagcgagatccaggacaggctccaaagctacagagaaaacctgtcttgaaaagccaaaaaaaacaAGCCTGGGCACTTAGTAGAGACAGGACTTATTTAGGCTTCAGCCACTTGGCCCAGCTGGCTGACTCCACGTTTAGAGACCCAGGAGTCCATGCAAACAAGAAACAGCAACTATCTGTCGCATACAGATCTAGCTGTGTCACAATGTGTCCCTTACAACGTCAAGGTTGCCAAAAGGCACGAGTCTGCCTGCTGGCAGCCTACCTTCTGCACGGCTTTGCGCAGGATATCCTTGTATTCCTCCTTGGTCACTTCTCTCTTCTGGTAGAAGGGTTTAATGGCCAGCTTCACCTCCTCCACAGCCCGCTCCTGCATGTGCAGCTTCTTCATGTACTAGGAGTGAGGATGTGTGTGACTTATGGCAAGATGGCCAAAACTGGCCCGTGGGCTCCTTGGTGGGAAGTCAGCAATTCTGGGATGTCCCTTCACCCAAGAACACTAAAGGCAATGGGCTCGCTGCTCTCTTACCACCCTGCCCAAGCCACTAGGCCTGGATACTAGACCTAAAATCAGGCCCGAATGAGACAGGGGTCCTGAAGGACAGGCAGCACTCACCTCCTCCTTTTTGGTCTTCTCAGCAGCTGACTTGGGAGTAGCAGTCTTTTCCTCcgagttggtggtggtggtggtggtggtggttgggacAGCTAGCTCTGAGGCTGTGGCCGGCACAGTAGGCACTGGGGCTAGGCTCTGTGCTGCACCGCAGCCTGCTAGGGGGAGGGTCCCCTGCAGGAGCAACTGGACTGAGGGCTGGCTGACCAGTGCATAGGGCAGGATGCTTGAGGGctgagccaggggtggtggcatgTTGGGGCTGTAAACTTGGGCAAGAACACCTCCTGCTGAGTGCAGAGTCCCAACAGCAGGCAGCCCTTCTGCCCCAGAAGCACCAGGGGGCTGTACAGAAAGGAAGCAGTGCCATGAGGTCTAAGCCCTCACCAAGGCAGCCCCAAATACCCAGCACCAGGACCATGCTCCTCTAGCCCAGCACCCACCTGAGAGGGATCTGCATCAGGTAACCCAGACTCCTGGAGCACGTGGATGGGAGGGGGCAGGTCGGAGAATGGTGCCTGCTGAATTCCTATGAGGGCCCTGTTCTCTGCATCCCAGTCTCCTTCCTGGGGCCTCTGTGACCTCTGAAGTGGTGTCCCTGAGGACCCAACAGACAGGGAAGGTGGGTGCCTTGTGGTCAACCCTGGCCAAAACATTTTCAGAGAACCAGCAGTGGGAACCAAGGCCAAGCTGCAGATCTATCTCTAAGAGGCTGAACTCAGGTAGGGGCCCCAAAGAGTCAGGAGAGCCTCTTGGGGTGGCTGCCTCCCTGACTCATGCCTGCTCTACACCCCTGATCCACAAGGACAACCGCCACCAGGGGCCCAGGCACTGGCAGGGCCAACTCACTTGGAACTCTGTCCAGGGCTGGGGCgctgtcctctgcttcctgaaggtTCCAGGTGACTCTTTTCACCAGGGTTCTGGACCGCAGCGCTGGGGTCTGGGCCACAGCATCCTTGGGCCTGACTGTTTCACATCCTCTCCCACTTAGCAAAGGACTGTCCATACCCATGGGCACCACACCCGGGGCGCTAAGAGTTGTAGCAGTGGTCTCTACAGTGTCCTGCCTGAGCAGGCACTGGTCTGAAGAGGTCAATGCCTGGGGTGCAGGCTTTGAGATATCATCACTGTGAACCAGTAACACTTCCCTCTGGATGGTAGGTAGAGCAGTGTCCTGTGGAAGGCTGGCTAGGGGCACTGGGGGATTTGATGGGAAGTCTCGCTCAGGGGAGGAGTCTGTACTCTCAGGGGAAGGAGGTGAGCTCATATCATCGAGCTGAATGAAGATGGCTTCATTTGAAAAATCCTCAAAGACGTGGCCTGCCTCCACAGAATCACCATAGTCTAGGTCCTCAGGCACACACTCAACAGGCTCTGCCAGGACAGGAGGGGCTTCTGGAGGGTTCAGGTCTGCCACAACCACCTCTGGCAGGACACTTACTTCTGAGACTGGAGGCTTGGCAGGGTGATTTCCATCCTGCCTTGGTTCCCCCTGTGGAGTAGAGGCTGGGGAAACCTCCTTCACAGTCACCTTCTTCTCTGGGGAATGGGGCCGCTTCTCACGGGAACGTGGCCTCCGCGGCCTATGCTCCAAGCTGGGTGACCGAGACCGATACCTCCTTTTCTCCCGGGCCCGAGTCACACTCTCCTTCTTGTCCATCCGCTCTCGGCTCCGCTCCCGACGCTTGTGTCTCCGGTCCCTCTCCAGGCTACTGTGAGGTGAGCAGTCCCTGCCTCGAGACCTGGACCCCGAATGGCGCCTCTTCCGTCTCCTACTCTCACGGCGCTCACAGGAAGAACTGTCAGGACTCCCTGAGCGGGACCTGGACTTCCTCCAGCACCTGCCATGACCCCAGGGGCCCCGCCTCcgctctctgtccctgtccctccttCTCTTGGCTCTGTCCTGGCTGCTGGCCCGGTCACTGGAAGACCTCCGGCTCTTAGCCTTGGCTCGGTGTCTCCTGGTGTGTTCCTCAGCCACTGGAGACCCCGAGCGTGAGGTCCTGTCCCTGGAGCCAGAACGAGTGCTGGAGCGTGTCCTCTGGTGTTCTCTGGcaaccttcttcttcttcgtttTCTTCCTGCTGCGGGAGCTGGAGGTGGAACGGGAACGGGATGGGGCCCTGAGCTCCACAATCCTGTGGGTGGTTATCTGGGGAGCATCTGGGCTCGGTGGAACACCTGGCTCCACGACAGTCACACATGTCACTGTCCGTTCCTCAGCACCAAAGAAGGGTGTACAAGACACTCCATCTTCATCATCCCAAGGGTCTGGTGGGGGGGAAGGCCGCTGAGTTCGGGCTGCAGAGCCCTGGATCTCCGCAGACTCCATCTCCCCGTGTCCTTCTTGTTCCATATCGGAGGCTCCCTCAGCAGGGCCCTTGCCCAGGAACTCCAGCACGTCAGACACAGGCTCATCGGGGGGCTGGGGCTCAGGTTCCATTTCAGTCCCAAAGATGCTTTCTACCCTGTAGGAGGTAACACAGCGAACAGTCTGGAAGGCTGGGGCCTTTGGGCTGTTGATGGAGATAGTTCTGGTGATCTCAGAGGGCAGGAGGCCTGGGCCAAGACTCTCAGGGCTACTGCTAGGAGGGCTGGAGTCCGAGCCAGTGGGTTCAAAGGGGTCATAGATTTCACTCTTGAGTTGTTTTGGCTTCTTGATGGAGAAGAGGGGTGGAGGGTTCTCCTTCCTCTGCACCTTGCTATCTACTGGCCGGAATGTGTTACAGAAGCCAGGACTGGACAGCTGGCTGCAATGTGCAGTGTTCCCAGGGATGTTGATCCTAAAGCTTTCAAAGGTAGACCCAATGCCCTTTCCTCTTGAGGGCCCTAGGGGGGCCACACTGCcatgggagctgggggcagaaGGGCGAGAACCACCTGTGTGTGAGCCAGTCTCTTGGGGACCCCTGCTGCTGGGCTCATTCTCAGCCCGGCCTCGCCCTGGCTGCCCGGGGCCTTCCCTGCCAGTCAGGCGGCTGATGCACGTGCTGGGGAGCTCCACAGTCTGCCCACTGGCTGGGGCCTGGTCCTGTGTGCCGTCACTGCGGTCCCTGTGGATCTTTGGTATCCTGGGTAGCTTTGAGAAATCAGGTCTCCTGGGATCTGTTTTCTGGGGACGCACAAGAGCTGTATTTCTAGACGGAAAGTTAGAGTGAGTAGTCATCTTAGATGAGGCAGAACCAAGAGGCAATGGCCGTGTGTTGGAGCCATTAAGCTGGGGGTTGTTAGTCTGCTTCAAGGTAGGTCTGCTCTCATTCGAAAGATTCCCAGCCTGACTTGATCGCGGGGTCACTGATGAGTCCAACCTTACAGGGGTCTCCACTGTGCGGCCAGGGATACAGCGTAGGGTTGCTCTGTCCCCACAGCTCAGCCCTGAGCTCTGTCGCCTGTCTCCCATGAGTCCACTGGATGCGCTCCCTGAGGGTAGTCCCACAGACTGCAGGGTGTCTCTGGGCCTGGACTCTTCTCTGGATTGAGTCACAGAATTTCGCTGAAGAGAAACAGGagctaaaaaacaaaagtcagatAGCAACCCTTCCCACCTCCTGTAAGAAGTTCAATCATTTGTCACGTATGACCGGAAGTTACACCGAAATGGTTGTTTCCAGAGAGGACACTTGCCACTCTGAAACAGGAGTATCATGGGCTTAGCTGTATCACTACCCAAACTGCAGGATTATGCACGCCCTCACTGCCATGACCACTACCCACCCTGCGGGATCACACATGCCCTCACTGCCATGTAGTCTTTCTCTTTGCAGACGTGACTATGGTTCAAATGAGTCCCAGCTAGTGAGACACAGACAAGAGGCTGCAGATGGAGGTAGGCACTGAAGATCTGAACTGTCCCGGAAATGCCACACTCACCTAACTACTTGGTCACGGAAGGATCTTACAGAAACTCACACTGGTTATGCTGTTAGTGGTGTCGCCCCAACTCAGAGCAAAGCCTGAGAACCCGTCCAACTCGTCCATTTCTAGGACTGTGATTTTACATTTCCAAATCCATAAGGACAGCAAGCCCACAGGAGCTCACCTGCTCTCTTGGCACTGAGAGAGCCATCCCGGTGGATGACAACATCCGCACTGCTCATCATGAGGAGGCTCTGGCCAGACAAGATGCTCCCCAAGAGGTCAGGAACGGGTGCTTCCTCCACGCTGGGCTCTGGAGCCACAGCAGGGAGCTGCCTCCTGTAGACACAGACCAGAGTGGCTCTGCTAGCTTGGCCCCTCTGCGGTCCTCTGGCCCGAACCCCCACCCCTCAGTAGGGAGGTCACCTGTAATGTAGGTCTACCCACTCTACCACTAGGCAAGAGCTGGCAGGAGAGTGTCCCTACAACTGCCTGGACCAGCACTCGTGCCCTGCTCAAGGACCCTTCCTCTCTCAGAGACTGCGGCCAGAGGGCCAGCAGCTGTGCTAACTGACCCGAGACAACGAGCTTTGACGGAGCACTCCGAGCCAACCCCAAGCACATGGAAGCAAGAGAGCTGCTCAGCCACATCAATAAGGGCCACACAGAAGGACAGGTAATTCCGTGTCCTTACCCACCCCAGATGCTCCTGCTGCCCCCTACCTAGAGAGCCCCAGGGCGACAGGTCTGGCCACGGGCTGGTGAGACTGTAGGGCTGAGCGGGACAGCACTCTCCTCTTGGCACTCAAAGGGGAAGGCGGATCTGCAGATGGCTCTTCATTGCTGGAGGGGACACTGACAAAGAAAGCAGACCACTCTGTAAGTTCACGCAGCCTAAGCAAACCTGAGGTAGAGCTGGGACACCGGGACAGTCACTACTGTAGTCACCTGTCAAAAGGGTCCAGCTCATAGGGGTCtccaaacagagagagagaagctgctcCAATATCTGCCCTCATCAGCCCCAGAGAGGGGTCCACTGGCTTGTACACTGAAGGCATGCTGGTGCCGCGGACAGGCCTGCGGAGGCCTAGTGTTCGTGCAATGCGAGAGCGAGCTGTGACTTCATTCTAAATCAGTGACAGAAAACATTTCAATGAATGGCGGCATCCTGCACATCAACAGCCACATAAGGAACAGTTGTGGACTTTCTGACTCTCCAGAACAGATGTTCAAACTACTGGCTATCCATGTCTTTATATACAAGCATATACTACAGTTATCAGGCAATGGATAACAAGTATAAATTcacataaaaacacaggaaacacattgtctcagcttcctgtgtcTTTAAGTAGCAAATCTGTTTCATGGCAGCAGGGCTGAGTGAGAGAGAACACAGTACCTAAGTTGAGTCCACTGGACAtaggcttttcttcttctttttttttttttctttttggttttttgagacagggcttctctgtgtagcttaggtgcctttcttggaactcactctgtagcccaggctggcctcaaactcacagaaatctccttgcctctgcctcccgagtgctgggattaaaggcgtacaccaccactgttCAGCGGACATAGGCTTCTCACTCACAGACGAGAGGCTCCCCAGGACAGACAGTGACTATGTCCAGTTAACAACTGTCCATACCTCCCCAGGACCCAGGCTATCTGCCCTGAGGACTTCAACTCAGTCTGTCCATACTTGCTCCTAAAGTGAGACTGAGAGCCTTTTAATCTGACCAGCCAGTGACCGTAAGAAGGAGGCCCAACCTCCTTCCTGAGCCCTGCTagtccttcctctggcctctatgtttcaGGGTCGTCAtacacaactctttttttttttttttatttttttcgagacagggtttctctgtgtagctttgcgcctttcctggagctcacttggtagcccaggctggcctcgaactcacagagatccgcctggctctgcctcccgagtgctgggattaaaggcgtgcgccaccaacgcccggcatcaTACACAACTCTTAACACACCCAGTACAAATGACCTAGAAGCATACCCACCCACCTCCAAACTGTACCAGAGCAGCAGGAGAACAGCCATGTTGTTGCTCCTGCTGCAGAGCCACAGAAGGGGAACAAGACTGGCTAAGCTGGACACTGCGGACAGCCTCACCTTTAGCTTCCTCCCTTTGGTCTTCCTCACACGGGGCTGCCGTTTCTTGGCTCTTGCACCCCCACTCTTACTTTTCACAGATGACCTGGACcgggttttctttcttcccagcactTTCTTCCGTCTCCCTAAAAAAACAACATTAAATGTCTGTGATTCAGTATCTGCAGGGCCCTTCCTGACCAGGGGACCAGATCCTCCAAGTACTGTTGGAGCAGAGCCCAGGAAGCTAGCGAGAGGGTCTGGGCACCTCAAGACTGTGTGCTGGCTTGAATtttacatataatacacacagtttctttttttatttgtgtgtgtgtgtatgtgctccaATGTGGGTGACTCACACAAATGTGGGTGACTCACACAAATGTGGGTGACTGTGAAGGGCTAAAGGGGCATCAGaacccccggaactggagttataggtagctgtgagctgcccattgtgggtactgggaactgaactcaggtcctcttgggCAGCAGCAAGCACTTCTCTTaagctgagccatcccttcagctcctgattttacttttttatttcttgagacagactctggtcttatgtaacccaggctggcataGAACTCAGCACGTAGTTACAGATGACCTTCTGTTTCACAAGTACTGTCTGCTTGGTTTACtactttttaacttaaatttatttactttttaaaaagactttttccTTTCAAGATTTTTAATtagctatttatattttatgtgcattgttgttttgtctgcatgtatatcttgtgtgagggtgttgggtcccctggaattggaattacagacagttgtgaactgccatgtaggtgctgggaattgaatccaagtTCTCTGGTTTGCCCCTCCTTAGGCAACCTGGTGGTCCCCCGCTCCCGGGAGGTCACCATATTGATGCTGAACTTAGTGTGGACACCCGATCGGCATAGCGCACTATAGCCcagaactcctggactcaagcgatcctcctgtctcagcttcccgagtagctgggactacaggcgtgcgccaccacgcccggcgaacccaagttctctggaagaacggtcagtgttcttaactgcaaagccatctctccggtcctATTTACTGTAGCTGATcctgaactcatggcaattctcctaCCTAACTTCTCAAAGATTACACATgcctcactttaaaaaaattttttttgaagattatCTTTCTGGGTGTGTATCTACTttgtctgtatgtacacacatgggtGTAATACTCAGGCATTCAGAAGATGGTGTGGGATCCCCTATAACTAGAGTaacaggcagttatgagcagtcatgtgggttctgggaaccaatcCCAGGTCTTCTCCAAGAGCAAGACGTGCCCTTTCTTAACTTTACTCAGCCATCTTCTCAGCAccctgtcttagttggggtttctattgctgtgacgagacaccatgaccacagcaacacttacaaaggaaaacatttaaattgaggtggtagcttacagtttcagaggtttagtatattatcatcatggtgggaagcatggtggtgtgcaggcagacatggtgctggctacatggtgtttgatcagaaggcaacaggaagtggactatctcactgggagtagcttgagcataggagacctcaaagctcactctctcagtgacacacttcctccaacaagaccacacctactccagcaaggccacacctcctaacagtgccacttcaTTTGGGGGTCATTtcccttcaaaccaccacaaccccccccctttaaaatttgtgtgtatgtgtgtcagaggagaacttgcaggaattggttctttctttccaccatgtggaatcTGGAGATTGAAATCAGGCTTGTTAGCTAGCATCTTTATCCGCTAAGATATCTCACCCACCATTTTTTGAGGCATGTTCTCACCGTGTAGtggaaaatgaccttgaacttttaatcctccCTGCCTTCACCTGCAGAACACTGGAATTACAACGACGTGCCAACTTGTTTGCAGCCTGGGCTCTAAGCactggcttggcttggcttggcaaTTTTTAACTAGAGAAATAAGCCTGTAACATTTTGAAAAGTAATGTGTTCCTAGGGGAAGGAGGATTCAAATAGCAAGCAAGGATGGGGTTCCACTACTCTGAGTAGATCAGACTTTAGAACCAttatataaattacataaattaaaaacaaaacaaaaccaaaccaaaaacatagTAACCAAGTGCTGAAGACAGCGACTATAACATGACCTTTCATGGTCGAAACAGAGAGAGCTCCCCTGGAGACTGGAAGACAAGTAAGCACTCTGAACACTTCTGGAGACACTCTAAAAACAGACATCAGTTGCTAAAGGACCTATGCTGTGGTCTAAACCTACCTTCAAAGGTGCTGCTATGACACTTCCTTCTAGGATTCTGACAAGCCAGGAATAAATTCAACCAGGATGTGACAGGGTATGAAGAGAGTAACAGGTAATTGGAAGCTCCTTCGCTTTTGAGGGGATAAATAAGGAAAGGCTGCTGGGTCCTGCTGCCCTGCAAACTACACTGCACATGTGAGACAGAGCCAGGGCAGTTCGTGATCCTCCACAGAAACCCCTAGTAAGCAGAGAACACCGTGCCTCTTCTCCCCTGTTGTCCTTTCTATGGCTCCCATAACCCATGGTAACCATATAAACACCAAGTGGGaacttcaagaagaaaaaaataaatctatttaaaactGTATTGTTTGGAGTAATGTGATGAAATCTCCAGCTATATTCTAGCCCACCCTGTCCAGGACAGGAATCAGTCTTTGCCTAGAGTGTAGGTATGGGTCAACCCCTATTGCTTACTTTGTGATTCTGGTTATTAGACAACCTGGGACTGCAATGTTTTAGTTCATGGGACCCTTATGAAGTAGCCCAGGCACTTGGGCCATCCATTGCCTCTCTTCTCAGAGGCACTGCACTATCTCACATCGTCACAAGGGAAGACACTTGGAAGAATGAGCTCACCTAGCTTTTACTACAGAGCATTGTTATGACTGTTAAATACATAgtcctgactggcttggaactatATAGATTagtctggcctctgcctcccaagtgctgggactaaagctgtgcaccaccatcgtCCAGCTCCACAGAATACTCTTGCAACACAAAAATCTAACACACTGAACTCATACTCAGGCCCAACAGGTGTCTGAGCTCAAGCATACAGTCTACAGGCAGGAGCCAGTGAAGACCAAAGAGAAGGGGTAAATATACATACCCCAACATGAATCTGACTTGAGTCTTAATTCaaataagcatttttatttttagtttgagacaggatttcatttgtagcccaggctggactcaaactcacaatgtagctgaggatgaccttgagctcctgatcctcctggctccccacccccacattccccaaataaactatcctagcactcaggaagctgaggcaggaaggttatgATATGagtttcaaggctagcctgggttacaaagagaaaatctgttttaaaaaagaaacgggggccgggtggcggtggtgcacacctttaatcccagcattctggaggcagaggctggcggatctctgtgagtttgaggccagcctggtctacagagtgagatccagaacaggcaccaaaactacacagaaaaatcctgtctaaaaaaaaaaaaaaaaaaaaaaaaatgaatcggagagaaagggaggaggaaaagaaaacaagttcacagaaacaaaactaaaactaaggctgaacaggtggctcagtggtaaaagcactgcctgttcttgcagaggaccgacGTTAggttcctggtacccacatgaGGCTTACaaccgtaactccagttccaaaggacctaacatcttctggcctttgtaggtaataggcatgcatgtgatgcacacacatacaggcagataaaacactcatccacataaaataaaaactaaaagaccCTTTATGGAGGGGTGCCCGACTGTATGTCCTTAATGGGATTAAATGGGAAACAAATTCCCACCTCTAATCAAATGCTGCTGGTCACAATCCATATGATTTGGTGAAGCAGATAAGCTGTTAACAACCAGCACTGAGAAGCAGGATGtgacaggaagagcaggaggcacAGATGTGCAACACAGGAAGTGAAAACCTGACCTTAAACTTCAGCTGCAGATGTGAGGCCTTAAGAAGGACCATGTCACTGACCTAGACAATGACCAATTGCTTGCTCAGAACACAGAGAAGGCTCTGGCTTCTAAACTCTGCTCTTGATGAAAGGAGGGGCTTCC
The sequence above is drawn from the Peromyscus leucopus breed LL Stock chromosome 1, UCI_PerLeu_2.1, whole genome shotgun sequence genome and encodes:
- the Phrf1 gene encoding PHD and RING finger domain-containing protein 1 isoform X1, which produces MDDDSLDELVAHSPGPDGPPRVGLSELASDAEESSNGHSGDSEDDTGSEHEGDTDEEDTEGLSEEEDPEDRSGSEDSEDGVEMAAAAVETQGKLEASSAPTSDDDAESCPICLNAFRDQAVGTPETCAHYFCLDCIIEWSRNANSCPVDRTIFKCICIRAQFNGKILKKIPVENTRACEDEEAEEEDPTFCEVCGRSDREDRLLLCDGCDAGYHMECLDPPLQEVPVDEWFCPECAAPGVAPTHDAAPVSDEEISLLLADVVPTTSRLRPRVGRTRAIARTRQSERVRATVNRNRISSARRVQHVPRYLMSSLLDETIEAVATGLSTAVYQRPLTPRVPAKRKRKAGRRKKVLGRKKTRSRSSVKSKSGGARAKKRQPRVRKTKGRKLKNEVTARSRIARTLGLRRPVRGTSMPSVYKPVDPSLGLMRADIGAASLSLFGDPYELDPFDSVPSSNEEPSADPPSPLSAKRRVLSRSALQSHQPVARPVALGLSRRQLPAVAPEPSVEEAPVPDLLGSILSGQSLLMMSSADVVIHRDGSLSAKRAAPVSLQRNSVTQSREESRPRDTLQSVGLPSGSASSGLMGDRRQSSGLSCGDRATLRCIPGRTVETPVRLDSSVTPRSSQAGNLSNESRPTLKQTNNPQLNGSNTRPLPLGSASSKMTTHSNFPSRNTALVRPQKTDPRRPDFSKLPRIPKIHRDRSDGTQDQAPASGQTVELPSTCISRLTGREGPGQPGRGRAENEPSSRGPQETGSHTGGSRPSAPSSHGSVAPLGPSRGKGIGSTFESFRINIPGNTAHCSQLSSPGFCNTFRPVDSKVQRKENPPPLFSIKKPKQLKSEIYDPFEPTGSDSSPPSSSPESLGPGLLPSEITRTISINSPKAPAFQTVRCVTSYRVESIFGTEMEPEPQPPDEPVSDVLEFLGKGPAEGASDMEQEGHGEMESAEIQGSAARTQRPSPPPDPWDDEDGVSCTPFFGAEERTVTCVTVVEPGVPPSPDAPQITTHRIVELRAPSRSRSTSSSRSRKKTKKKKVAREHQRTRSSTRSGSRDRTSRSGSPVAEEHTRRHRAKAKSRRSSSDRASSQDRAKRRRDRDRERRRGPWGHGRCWRKSRSRSGSPDSSSCERRESRRRKRRHSGSRSRGRDCSPHSSLERDRRHKRRERSRERMDKKESVTRAREKRRYRSRSPSLEHRPRRPRSREKRPHSPEKKVTVKEVSPASTPQGEPRQDGNHPAKPPVSEVSVLPEVVVADLNPPEAPPVLAEPVECVPEDLDYGDSVEAGHVFEDFSNEAIFIQLDDMSSPPSPESTDSSPERDFPSNPPVPLASLPQDTALPTIQREVLLVHSDDISKPAPQALTSSDQCLLRQDTVETTATTLSAPGVVPMGMDSPLLSGRGCETVRPKDAVAQTPALRSRTLVKRVTWNLQEAEDSAPALDRVPRTPLQRSQRPQEGDWDAENRALIGIQQAPFSDLPPPIHVLQESGLPDADPSQPPGASGAEGLPAVGTLHSAGGVLAQVYSPNMPPPLAQPSSILPYALVSQPSVQLLLQGTLPLAGCGAAQSLAPVPTVPATASELAVPTTTTTTTTNSEEKTATPKSAAEKTKKEEYMKKLHMQERAVEEVKLAIKPFYQKREVTKEEYKDILRKAVQKICHSKSGEINPVKVANLVKAYVDKYRHMRRHKKTEAGEEPPTQGAET
- the Phrf1 gene encoding PHD and RING finger domain-containing protein 1 isoform X2, which encodes MDDDSLDELVAHSPGPDGPPRVGLSELASDAESSNGHSGDSEDDTGSEHEGDTDEEDTEGLSEEEDPEDRSGSEDSEDGVEMAAAAVETQGKLEASSAPTSDDDAESCPICLNAFRDQAVGTPETCAHYFCLDCIIEWSRNANSCPVDRTIFKCICIRAQFNGKILKKIPVENTRACEDEEAEEEDPTFCEVCGRSDREDRLLLCDGCDAGYHMECLDPPLQEVPVDEWFCPECAAPGVAPTHDAAPVSDEEISLLLADVVPTTSRLRPRVGRTRAIARTRQSERVRATVNRNRISSARRVQHVPRYLMSSLLDETIEAVATGLSTAVYQRPLTPRVPAKRKRKAGRRKKVLGRKKTRSRSSVKSKSGGARAKKRQPRVRKTKGRKLKNEVTARSRIARTLGLRRPVRGTSMPSVYKPVDPSLGLMRADIGAASLSLFGDPYELDPFDSVPSSNEEPSADPPSPLSAKRRVLSRSALQSHQPVARPVALGLSRRQLPAVAPEPSVEEAPVPDLLGSILSGQSLLMMSSADVVIHRDGSLSAKRAAPVSLQRNSVTQSREESRPRDTLQSVGLPSGSASSGLMGDRRQSSGLSCGDRATLRCIPGRTVETPVRLDSSVTPRSSQAGNLSNESRPTLKQTNNPQLNGSNTRPLPLGSASSKMTTHSNFPSRNTALVRPQKTDPRRPDFSKLPRIPKIHRDRSDGTQDQAPASGQTVELPSTCISRLTGREGPGQPGRGRAENEPSSRGPQETGSHTGGSRPSAPSSHGSVAPLGPSRGKGIGSTFESFRINIPGNTAHCSQLSSPGFCNTFRPVDSKVQRKENPPPLFSIKKPKQLKSEIYDPFEPTGSDSSPPSSSPESLGPGLLPSEITRTISINSPKAPAFQTVRCVTSYRVESIFGTEMEPEPQPPDEPVSDVLEFLGKGPAEGASDMEQEGHGEMESAEIQGSAARTQRPSPPPDPWDDEDGVSCTPFFGAEERTVTCVTVVEPGVPPSPDAPQITTHRIVELRAPSRSRSTSSSRSRKKTKKKKVAREHQRTRSSTRSGSRDRTSRSGSPVAEEHTRRHRAKAKSRRSSSDRASSQDRAKRRRDRDRERRRGPWGHGRCWRKSRSRSGSPDSSSCERRESRRRKRRHSGSRSRGRDCSPHSSLERDRRHKRRERSRERMDKKESVTRAREKRRYRSRSPSLEHRPRRPRSREKRPHSPEKKVTVKEVSPASTPQGEPRQDGNHPAKPPVSEVSVLPEVVVADLNPPEAPPVLAEPVECVPEDLDYGDSVEAGHVFEDFSNEAIFIQLDDMSSPPSPESTDSSPERDFPSNPPVPLASLPQDTALPTIQREVLLVHSDDISKPAPQALTSSDQCLLRQDTVETTATTLSAPGVVPMGMDSPLLSGRGCETVRPKDAVAQTPALRSRTLVKRVTWNLQEAEDSAPALDRVPRTPLQRSQRPQEGDWDAENRALIGIQQAPFSDLPPPIHVLQESGLPDADPSQPPGASGAEGLPAVGTLHSAGGVLAQVYSPNMPPPLAQPSSILPYALVSQPSVQLLLQGTLPLAGCGAAQSLAPVPTVPATASELAVPTTTTTTTTNSEEKTATPKSAAEKTKKEEYMKKLHMQERAVEEVKLAIKPFYQKREVTKEEYKDILRKAVQKICHSKSGEINPVKVANLVKAYVDKYRHMRRHKKTEAGEEPPTQGAET